GGAGATATTGTTTTTGATGGAAACTAAAAATGTTCGAAATATGTTGGTAGATTTGCAAGTCTGGTTAGGATATGATAGAGTTTTTACTGTTGATCCGGTGGGATTGAGCGGTGGCTTGGCTCTCTTTTggaagaaaaacataaatataaatatcaagTATTCGGACAAGAATATTATCGACTGTATGGTTCAATATGGCGAGTACACATTTTTTATCATGTATATATGGTGTGCCCTATGCTGATGGTAAAGAAGTTGTATGGGAGAGGCTTAGCAGATTTGGGTGTTCTCGAAAAGAACCTTGGTGCCTCATTGGGGACTTTAACGAGATTCTAAACAATGAGGAGAAGACAGGAGGGCTTAGGCGCTCTGAGGAGTCCTTCATTCCCTTCTCAGATATGCTCAGCTGCTGTGAGATGGAAGAATTAAGCAGCTCAGGGGATCGATTCACGTGGGCTGGAAAGAGATGGAATAAATGGATCAGATGCTGTCTAGATAGAAGTTTTGGCAACAAAGCTTGGCTGGAACTATTTCCAGGATCAAACCAAACCTTCATGGAGAAATGAGGTTCCGGTCACAGGCCTGTGCGTTTGAAGCTGTGTGACTCTCATGAGGACAGACGAGGTCTCTTCCGCTTTGATAAGAGGTTCCTCCGACGATCTGACATTGAGAAAGAGATTAATGAAGTTTGGTCAAACCAACATCAATCTACGGGGACCAAAGTAGCTCAAAAGATCAGGAACTGCATAAGTATTGTAAGCCGCTGGAAAAGGAAGGAAAACTTCAATGCCAAAGATAAAATCAGGTCTCTCCAACTTAGACTTGAATGGTTCCAATCCAAACCTTACCCTTGCCGCTTTATGGTTGATCTAATCACAAGGGACCTCTTGCTAGCCTATAAAGAAGATGAGTTGTTTTGGAAGCAAAAAAGCAGAGATAAATGGTTGGTTTTTGGTGACAGGAGCTCGAAGTTTTTCCATGACTCTGTCAAAACCAACAGATCTAAGAACCAGCTTCTTAAGCTTAAAGATAAgaacaaccaagatcagtggtCGGATGGTGCTAAAGCGGAAGTTGCAGTGGAGTACTTTTCTGAGCTTTTCAAATCTTCAAATCCCAGCTCTTATGAACCGGCGTTTGAGAGCTTCTTACCAAGAGTGCCAGGGGAGATGAATGAGCAACTGACGAGACAGATCTCCAAAGACGAACTGACCCATGCCATTTTCTCTATATGTGCAGACAGTGCACCGGGCCCTGGCGGAATGACTGCGGCtttctttcaaaaatattgGGGGATTCTGGGAGATCAAGTTACCTCAGAGATACAGGAAGTCTTCAGACCAGGGACCATGCCTAGGGAATGGAATCTCACATACCTTTGTCTCTTACCGAAGATATCAAATCCCGACCTCATGACTGACTTACGCCCAATAAGTTTGTGCTCGGTTCTCTACAAAACGGTGGCTAAGATTTTAGTCAAGAGATTTCAACCTTTTCTCCACGCCATAGTCTCTGTTAACCAGTCAGCCTTCGTGAGAGATAGAGTGATCTCGGATAATATTACCATCGCTCACGAAGCTGTCCATGCGTTAAAAGGCCACCCACAGATCCCAAAGGAGTTTATGACTGTCAAAACTGACATGTCAAAAGCCTATGACAGAGTGGAGTGGAGTTACTTGAGAAGTCTGTTGGATGCTTTGGGGTTTGACAACAGAGTTGTGCAATGGGTGATGATGTGTGTAACAACGGTAACATATTCAGTTCTCATTAATGACCACCCGTTTGGATTGATCACACCTCAGAGGGGTATTAGACAGGGAGATCCTCTATCTCCATTCTTGTTTGTGCTATGCACCGAAGGACTCACCCATCTCCTCAATGTGGTGGAAAGGAATGACTTGCTTGATGGAATGCAATTTGCTAGCGATGGCCCATCTATCCATCATCTCCTCTTTACAGATGATAGTCTGTTCATGTGCAAggcctctcatgatcaagctacGGTCCTAAACAGAATTCTGCAATATTACGGCAAGGCTACTGGTCAAACCATTAATCTACAAAAGTCCTCCATTTCTTTTGGGAATCTAGTTGGGGAAGAGACCAGAGCGCAAGTTCGAGTCATCATGGGTATTGATAATGAAGGAGGAACCAATAGATATCTCGGCTTGCCGGAATGTTTCTCAGGTTCAAAGGTGGATATGTTGTCTTTTATCAAGGATCGCTCACAACCAAGGCTGGACAGCTGGTACCTCAGGCAAACTTCCCAGGGAGGAAAAGAGATCTTGTTAAAATCAACGGTTGGTGGAATGCCGGTTTTTGCAATGTCTGTATTTCGACTGCCCAAGACGGTCACCGCCAAGATATCTAGCATGATGGCTAATTACTGGTGGGAAGACGACTCAAACAAACGGAAAATTCATTGGATTGCTTGGGACAAGTTATGCTTACCTAAAGACCGAGGAGGCATTGGATTTAGAGACCTTGAATGCTTTAATCAGGCTATGTTAGCGAAACAAGGATGGAAGATCTTAAATGACCTGATTGTCTATTGTCAAGGTTTCTCAAAATCATATACTTCAACAAGGTGATTTCCTTTCAGCTACATTGGGATCTCGGCCCTCCTATGCCTGGAGAAGCATCTTATTTGGTAGGGAGTTGTTGCAAGAAGGAATTCGACACAGAGTTGGAAATGGTTCATCGACAAGGGTTTGGCTGGATAAATGGATCGAGGATCCTGATGAAGGTCTTAGAGCCCCTTGGATTAAAAACTACTCGTTTGATGTCAACCTGAGAGCAGCTGATCTAATTAATGTAGAATCAAGTAGGTGGGATGTGAGCAAACTTGCAGAAATATTTGTTCTAGCGGATGTGGAGATTATCATGAAAAATCAGCCGGTTGTGAACAAGGAGGATTTCGTATCTTGGAGGTTCAATAAAAGTGGCCAGATCTCAGTCAAATCTGCTTATTGGCTAGCGGCAGACATGAAGATGAGAATGGCCCATCCGCAAGCTTTTGCTCTTCCATCCCTGAACGACTTGATAGAGAAAGCTTGGAAAGTTCAAACATCACCTAAGCTGAGAATTTTCATCTGGAAAGCTTTAAGTGATGCTCTCCCGACTTCAGATCTTATCATTGGAAGAGGCATGAAAGTTGATGGGAGATGCCAAATCTGTGGTGATGAGGGTGAGTCAATTAACCACATGCTCTTTATATGCCCGTTTGCGAGACAGGTGTGGGCGTTGTCCCCCATTCCTCATCCAAGAGAGGGGTTCAGTACTTCCTCTGTCTTTGCAAACTTTGAATTCCTCTTCAACATACGCAAATCTCGTAATTTACAAAGCGAGGAAGGTAGAGTTTGGCCTTGGGTTGTCTGGAACCTATGGAAAAGAAGGaatgattttttgtttgaaaatcgTTGTTTTAATCCACTAGAAGTCTCAGCCAAAGCTTTCAGAGATGCGGAGGAATGGTTTGTGGCGCAGACCCTTGAGAAGGAGTGGAAAGATATGGAGAAGATAACCCAACCGGTACCTGAGCGTCGATGGCATCCGCCCAAACCGGGCTGGAAGATGTGCAACGTTGGGTTTACTTTTGATAACAACAAAAGAATTGCAGGTGGTGGGTGGGTTTTGAGAAACGAAAGGGGTGTGGTTCTACTCCACAGTAGAAGATCTTTTGCAGGGATCAAAACGAAGGATGAAGCAAGATTTGAGGTTCTGTTGGGGGCTGCAGAAAGTATGAAAAGCCACAAACAGACTAAGATCCCATGGCTGGTGAATTTAGTGAGCTCTTTGGAGCAGTGCAAAGGCCAGAGGCGTGGCCTTCTTTTCTATTTCAGGGCACGGAGATAAGAAGAGAACTTTCAGGTGTGGAGGAGTTTGAGTTATCAGTGGTTAACAGAAGTGCAAACAGATGAGCTTTTTTCATTGCTCAAAGTGTTACAAATTTGGGGTTTGCTAACTCGTATGTGGCTGCGGGGCATCCTCCTTGgctatttgaattttttgttaatgaaaGTCGCCTCCTCTGATGGTCTGTTAAGTGATTTTTTGGGTTAGATAGCACTACATTTGGCTAGTGGGGTTCTTATGTGATTAGAGTAATGGGAGTTGTGGGTTAGTCCCTCCTTCTGGTATAGCGCCTCTTTGTTATGCTTTTGTGTACTGAGGCTTTAGATTGTAATGGTGCTGTTACCCTTGTGGTAACTTATGAAATGAATCCCTTTGacggaaaagaaaaacattaagtAGCCAAGTGAGAGTATGGTGACGTTTCAGTGTCATTAGATTGCTAATCATTGAGAGCCTACAGAGAAGACAATGTTCAACGGATCAATTAGGGAATGTTTACAAAGGACATATGGTCAACAAGATAAACATAACAGCAACCACAATGGGGATtctcaaaatacatatatattttagatatattcAGTTGAATTTCCCGTAATTTTTAGATACTCTGAAGAAGTTTGGAAAGATCTCATACACAAACTACTGTCCACACAATACTCACAAGAACGAGAAGTTATAGTGATGTTTCTTACCAATCTCCATAGAGGTAAGGTTGGGCTATTtcttttcagatatatgtttcaAGCTTCCTTATATGGTAAAAAGTTTGGTGAAGCATACTTCAGCTGCTGGTCTTATTAAGACCATTGACAAGCAAATCGGAAACCGTATTTCAAGTCTGAAAACAAGGGAGGATTCAATCTATCAGAAGGCCATGGTGATTTGGTTCTCTTTTAGATAATAAAATTGTGATGTAAAGTGAGTAGTTTTGATTCTTTAAATCAGAAGCAATTATGctgtaaacaaaatttttttgttgaacaAATCTAACATTTATtccaaaaagtaaaaaataaaattgagatATGGTATCTCAAAATTACGGGAATCTCAACTgaaagaactttttttttttttttttggctcaactTCAACTTTCATTAACCAAATTGTGAATACAAAGTTTTAAGAATAAAtgttatttggtttccttaatttgccaagttattattatttatttttttggctcAACTTCAACTTTCATTAACcaaattgtcattttaaatctaatatcttttaattaaggaaaccaaataacttggcaaattatattattttttcaaaataaaatttaaaaataaataaaaataaaatataaaaaacgaattcaaaaaaaaaatgttgtcaacaaaacactaaaccctaaactctaatactaagccctaaactcaaatcacacaccctaaatccttgggtaaaccctaaacccttggaaaaacactaaacatattgtcaacaaaacactaaaccctaaactctaatcctaaaccctaaacccttgggaaaaccttaaacccttgggtaaaccccaaaccattgggtaaaccctaaacccttaggtaaaccctaaacccttggaaaaacactaaacatttggataaattctaaattataaatcttaaacactaaactctaaatcttaaaaataaatattttttttaaataatctttttttagaactattgttattttttttatttaattttttattttttattttaaaagcataatataatttggcaagttattttgtttccttaattaaaagatactagatctaaaataacaactttctattggttggtgaacctaaaggttcaccctacggggtgaacccaagaaaaagtcaagttgagttattcttgggttcaccccctagggtgaacctagaggttcaccaaccaataagatttcattatttcaaattcgatatcttttaaaaaaggaaacaaaatattatcaagttatattatgtttttaaaataaaaaaataaaaaaaaatagtagttacaaaaaaaaaaaattcctaaaatATTGTTAGCgttgtcagcaaaacactaaaccctaaatcctaatccctaaaccctaaatctgaaaccctaaacccttgggtaaaccctaaacccttgggtaaaccctaaacccttgggtaaaccctaaccattggataaatcataaactctaaatcaaaaacactaaacactaaaatcctaaacccttgagtgttttagtgtttagtgtttttgatttagagtttatgatttatccaagggtttagagtttacccaagggtttagggtttcggatttagggtttagggtttagggattaggatttaaggtttagttttttcttgacgacgttaaatttttttttttttgtaattactactatttttattttttatttttttatctttttactttgaaaatataatataacttgacaatattttgtttccttttataaaagatatcaaatttgaaataacataatcatattggttggtgaacctctaggttcacctagggggtgaacccaagaataagtctaaATGGACGGTGGCTTCTGTACATGAAAAGAGGTGTAAAAAGTATCGGTTTTAGTAATCGAAACCGAAACATCGAACTTCGTCAAGGATTCAACTAAAATTCAAGCATATAGCATTTAATGAGTCTTATTACGTGTTCTGGTCCTCCTGAGTGAAGTACCCATACTCACTTCACATGGTCTTCACTTCCTAGTCTAATTAGATAGGCCCTACCTCATTGACATTTATGTCACTGAATATgtgtatttaattatttatataaaccCTACTAAAGGACCAAACAAGCACAACTCAAAACCCCATTTGATCATCATTACTTGATATGTATGTGTCTTCAGTGTCTCCGAGATTTCACAAATCATACAAAGCTAGATGTGTTAGCTTACCGGTTCGGTTGCATCCAAGTGTTAGGAGGATTCAAGAAGTTGTCTCCAGGGTTAGAGCTTTGGGGTCGTCTTCATTGGAGTCGAGGACGATGGTCCGTGACGGTCTCTCTGGTCTCACTGAGATCTATAGATCTTTAAGCGAAGATCTCTTCAAGTCTTCTTCTGAAACTCAACAAGCTCTTCTTAATGGTGGTTTGATGGATGAGCTTCTTGAAGTGTCGTTGAAGTACTTAGAGGTTTGTGGAGGAGCTAAAGACGGTGCGTCGAGGATCAAAAAGAGTGTTGTTGAGCTTCAGTCAGCATTGAGAAGGAGCAAGAAGGGAGGTGAGTTTAGCCTCGAGGGTGACGTTGATGCTTACCTGGCGTCGCGTAAAGAGATCAAGAAAGAGATCAAGAAGTATATGGTGATGTCGAAAGAGACAGATGCGTGTTTAGAGAGTAGTGTTTggtgtggtggtggtgatgatcAAGAATTGAGTGCTTTGGTTAGAGTGATGCAAGAAACAAGTGTGATCACTTGTTTCGTCTTACGCACGGTATTGTCGTTCTTGTCGTCGCCAAAAGGGTTAAAGAGTAAGAATCATCATCAATCCAAAGGTTGGGGGATTGTTATGAAGCTTGTTAAGAAAGGAATAGATCATAATCATCATGAGAAAGAGTTTTCTTGCATTGAGCTTGAAGCTATGGAAGCTGAGCTTGGGAAGGTCGTTGTGGTGACGACAAGGGAagatcaagaagaggagaaagagataAGTGAGGAAGTAAGTGAGATGATTCAATGTGCAGTGGTTAGAGCGAAAGACGTGGAGACAGCCATGGAAGAGCTGGAAGAGGGACTTGAAGGATTGTTCAAAGTGATGATACAAGCTAGAGTGTCTCTTCTTAACATCCTATCCACTTAAATAAAATAGTACCAGAATCGAGCTTCTTGCTCTTGACCAGATCAAGTGGTTTTATAATCTTGGTTTGGTATTTGTTTTCATGTGtgttgaaagagagtttagacaTGCATCCATGTATTAGAGGATGTGTGTTGTTGTAAGTTTGTAAACTCTTCATGTGTGAACAACTCTTGCTGATCActaattttgaatgtttttttttttttttgaaacttcacTAATTTTGAATGTTTAGTGAGGATAGCTAGTTAGTATTTTTCATAAAAAGCAATTTAATTAAGTCAGAATCGTTGAAATAATCAAAAGGGACCATCTCCAGTGGCAGTCTCTCTTTAGAGCGCTCTCGTTAATGAAACATTGGCAAAAACAGATAAGAATGGAGAAAAGGTCGACAATGAAGAGAGAAGGTAGAAACGTTTCTTCATAGAAAATGATGCTGAAAttgattagaaaaaaataaaatataattaagtaatatctattaaaaaaaaatttgttagagAGACTCAATTAGTCTCTAGCCGTTGCCAAGAGCATCTTTATTGCATAGCTTAAGTTGGTTGTTTAGggtattttgtaataaaaaaaaaataagaaaaaaaagaaaaatagaaaagatgTACCTTAATTAAGCGCTAGAAGGGTCGTTGCCTTCgttgcttttcattttttatttttatctctctctctctttctttttctcttctctctgacCCACTTAATTTTCTTTCGTTATGGCCCACTTAAAAGACTCTTAAAGGGTTTTAGCAATAAACATACTCTAATGTGGTCCAGaaagtaattttaaatttatagtcATCAGTAGACCCACAGGTCTACCTGAATAAGAACATTTTTAGTCAAACTAAGACTATATACTTTGATTTTCCTTATTCTAACaccatttttttccttttttacatTTCACctcatatttttttctcatccacataattatttaatatttattttctttttaaccaatacaatatttttacttaataaaatttaacattatatcctacattaaaacatattcttgttttatataatttaataaatatgtattaatagaatttttctattttaattaactTACATAGTTTAAAGGAAAACAGATACTTTTGAATATCAAAAGTATTATTATTAGgatatatttaacaaaaaataacatttttatttatatccaAATGAATTAAAACTAGTTTGTATTTCATAAAAGATGTTGCATTCTggtatagttttttaaaaaagagtttactataaaatagttatatttgaattatttggaagaattaaaaaatacaaaatatcggtagccaataaaaatatttttgaggcAATGTAGGATTCATTTAATTGTCTTTCAACATGCAAATAATCCAcctaaattttcattttcttctgtTAAAcagttaaatttttaattcaaCAAGATCATTGCTCATGGCTCATGGTCTAAGAAGAGAATCCGTCATCACATAAAAGGTTTTGTTgaatatcttaaaaaaaaaagagatccaTAAAATATTCTTATATTTCAAAGAtttactaggtgttttcctgcaccatgtgcagtaaaattttttttaatctaacttatatttaaaaataaatttattaaatattatagattttactattttcttactaatatttaatattgattttatacatattaaattaatttatataaaaataataaaaatgatataaaattgtataattatcaaaagtttagcctaaacaatatttataaaatttgtagatatataagaaactaatgatcttacgattagatatttaatttttttaaaaattgtagaaaattttgaaagctTTTGTAATacaattgtataattatacaaaataataatatgtcgaaatttgaaatgttatatatgaatatatttattttatagatgatgtatgagctattgttatatttaccaaaaagaaatatcagtattaaatgtaatatatgaattattaccatattttaataagtttgccaaaaatataaatcaacattaaatgaaattatccatgtcatatttttccggaaaccatgtcatcaattttagtagtcatgttatatttgttttgtgaaattgattgtaaatagtacatgtggcaaaatcacttcgcaaatatagtttaGGGGATTTTTCTTAGTTTGTCACAGTTCtcacaaatattttttagtgaGAAGTTGATcatgtaatttatttatttgctgGAGGAGTAGGACATACGCACTAACAACCGGTACCAAAACATAACACTTTGCATTCTGGCGTACAAAAACCAAACCCTCCTCCTACTGGTTTAACCGTCGGGATTGAAGTTTCGAGATCAACCGAGGGCAGAGAAGTTTCTTCGTTTAACATACGTTTCGCCTCAATACTGTGGACTGTTACAGACGCCATCACTACAACACATAATAAACATAAGTAACGCATCTAATTGTTTTCTTTCATTAACTTAGagattcttttgatttttttttttgcatattatataaaataaataaataaataaataaaattttgaacttaCAAGCCAAAGCTAAAAAGACGATGAAAGCAGACTTGCATGCAAATTTCTCCATGTCTCCTGATAATCTTCTTGgaaaaatacaaagacaaatgtgaatagatttatattttggaaaatgtatatttatacaattaGAAAAGCGTGGTAATGCTGAATCTGAGTTTGGCCGACTCAGATAATGAGAGAAAATTTGATGGTAGATTATTTCAAAAGTATTTTATTGATCAGAAGATATTGAGATTATAGAGTGTGTGAAcattttaacaagaaaaaatagAGTGCGAACAAAGGAAAAATAAGCTGGCAGTCGTCGAAATTAGCCAGAAAAGTACAAGTcggcaaaaaaataataaaagtaaacaaACCTTAATTTTTAGTTGTTAGTCTCTATGTGTTCAAATCCGGATCCTTTTCTTATtaactttgtatttttttatacacactcctttttttttttgcccaaaTCGATTTTGTTCTAATGAACTAAATTGGGCTTAACAGTCAAGTGATTGGGCCGAGCCTTTGAATCTTTGCTTCGGCCGCCTAACTATAAAGCCGAACTAGTGACTCGTGAGTTGTAGTGACAAGCCATTGAGCCGATCTCATGATGCCGAATTGAGACAGGTTAAGCTGACTTAATGTGCCGAATTGGCAGATCTTTTGGAAGAGTGTAGTCCATCTCCAACGGATAAGATCAAACATTCATGTAAGCAAATTATTGTTATCATTtgactataaaaataaaatctccAGAGAGATCATAGACTATTAAATAGTCAAAAGGAATCCATGATTtcttaaaataaagatttgtatGGAAGATCTTGAAAATATTAATAGCCCAGGAGAAAAGTTAGCCCATTACATAAAGCCCATTTGTATAATCAGTAAAACTAATCATGATAAGTCTTTGCTTAGGGTGGGACATTAATGAGTGAGTAACGCGTGTCTAAAGACACAACGGCTATATTTAGACAAGGTCAAAGGTGGTCCCGGCTGTGAGTTCTTGTGGGACCCAAAAGAGCGTTACTTTCCTATTATCATTGAATACCGTTGGCGTTACAACACTCACACCACTGtgccttctccttcttcttcagtcaTC
The window above is part of the Brassica napus cultivar Da-Ae chromosome C3, Da-Ae, whole genome shotgun sequence genome. Proteins encoded here:
- the BNAC03G62430D gene encoding uncharacterized protein BNAC03G62430D, whose translation is MYVSSVSPRFHKSYKARCVSLPVRLHPSVRRIQEVVSRVRALGSSSLESRTMVRDGLSGLTEIYRSLSEDLFKSSSETQQALLNGGLMDELLEVSLKYLEVCGGAKDGASRIKKSVVELQSALRRSKKGGEFSLEGDVDAYLASRKEIKKEIKKYMVMSKETDACLESSVWCGGGDDQELSALVRVMQETSVITCFVLRTVLSFLSSPKGLKSKNHHQSKGWGIVMKLVKKGIDHNHHEKEFSCIELEAMEAELGKVVVVTTREDQEEEKEISEEVSEMIQCAVVRAKDVETAMEELEEGLEGLFKVMIQARVSLLNILST